A portion of the Musa acuminata AAA Group cultivar baxijiao chromosome BXJ1-1, Cavendish_Baxijiao_AAA, whole genome shotgun sequence genome contains these proteins:
- the LOC103983152 gene encoding 5-amino-6-(5-phospho-D-ribitylamino)uracil phosphatase, chloroplastic, whose translation MVDTIGVSTSLVGHHLFDRRPFPKEVNFKRRIDFCSLLVTEFMGQRLSIGPSTSIATPRQRCNRLIGSTIRSLAMELTKEKNPSKEYWRRIAHDLDYTTDATGLSPGRLWPPANKADDPMIHNPLLRQKRMGCGWFTVILELEGVIVEDDPELEKQAWVVLSREEGRSPPLAFVLKRIEGMKNEQAISEVLCWSRDSTELRRLASRKEEIHQSLRNGGCYQLRCGSREFMTTLANHKIPLAVVSTRPWKILQEAIEAVGVRSFFEVMVAAEDVYRGKPDPEMFVYAAQLLNFIPERCIVFGNSNSTVEAAHDARMKCVAVASKHPVYELRAADLLVRRLDEISVVDLKNLSDIDSPEFASEPEVEMEEEDDPSPSSSVGVDDFFW comes from the coding sequence ATGGTTGATACCATCGGCGTGAGCACATCCCTTGTCGGTCACCACCTGTTCGACCGAAGGCCCTTTCCCAAAGAAGTTAACTTTAAGCGGCGGATCGACTTCTGCAGCCTGCTCGTCACAGAATTTATGGGGCAGCGGTTGTCGATCGGCCCTTCTACTTCCATTGCGACTCCCAGGCAACGATGCAACCGGTTAATTGGTTCGACCATCAGGTCATTGGCGATGGAGCTGACAAAGGAAAAGAACCCTTCAAAAGAATACTGGCGGAGGATTGCTCATGATCTCGATTACACAACTGATGCAACAGGCCTAAGCCCTGGTAGATTGTGGCCTCCTGCGAACAAGGCTGATGACCCGATGATTCACAACCCGCTGCTCCGTCAAAAAAGAATGGGTTGTGGGTGGTTCACTGTGATCCTTGAATTGGAAGGAGTGATTGTGGAAGATGACCCTGAGTTGGAGAAGCAAGCCTGGGTGGTGTTATCTCGAGAAGAGGGAAGATCGCCACCCCTGGCCTTTGTCTTGAAGAGAATTGAAGGAATGAAGAACGAGCAAGCAATCTCTGAGGTTCTTTGCTGGTCACGAGACTCTACGGAGCTTAGACGATTGGCCTCACGGAAGGAGGAAATACATCAAAGCCTAAGAAATGGTGGATGCTATCAGCTCCGATGTGGGTCTCGGGAGTTCATGACTACTCTTGCAAATCACAAGATTCCACTTGCTGTGGTGTCCACACGACCGTGGAAGATCCTCCAGGAGGCAATTGAGGCTGTCGGTGTGCGAAGCTTCTTTGAAGTGATGGTGGCAGCGGAGGATGTGTATAGAGGAAAACCTGATCCGGAGATGTTTGTTTATGCTGCACAGCTCCTTAATTTTATACCGGAGCGGTGCATCGTGTTTGGAAATTCTAATTCAACTGTGGAGGCAGCGCATGATGCCCGTATGAAGTGTGTGGCAGTAGCAAGTAAACACCCGGTTTATGAACTCCGTGCAGCTGACCTTTTGGTGAGGCGCCTGGATGAGATATCAGTCGTCGACTTAAAGAACCTTTCTGACATTGATTCTCCGGAGTTTGCATCAGAACCAGAGGTGGAGATGGAAGAGGAAGATGATCCATCTCCATCGTCTTCGGTGGGCGTTGATGATTTCTTCTGGTAA
- the LOC135680411 gene encoding transcription factor LAF1-like isoform X1, producing MCCHILLLYAQTINKSRYASKVPLSISTCSCPSSHQVREFLKHRVRAAGFARRGKGTGCRTCEKPKMNYKKGLWSPDEDRRLRDYILKHGLSCWSAVPGSAGLQRNGKSCRLRWINYLRPGLKRGNFSPEEEETVINLQAKLGNRWSQIAMHLPGRTDNEVKNYWNSYLKKRVTKAQNSDPHASATSSSDCTNQGPVKHEEEPNSQMISPATHVDIGGFSPKLTALNRLPRVLFGDCLQANGGDSLHDQGEVMTNPWHNTNPHGEASGQATDGTTNGYAGACMNGEMQAQPEALLQNQENGFFDILFPGLVYDGMDFCDREF from the exons ATGTGCTGCCACATCCTTTTATTGTATGCGCAAACCATAAACAAATCGAGGTACGCGTCGAAAGTCCCTTTAAGTATCAGTACATGTTCTTGTCCATCATCTCACCAGGTCAGAGAGTTTTTGAAGCACCGCGTGAGGGCTGCAGGCTTTGCGAGGCGAGGCAAAGGCACGGGGTGTAGGACCTGCGAGAAGCCAAAGATGAACTATAAGAAAGGCCTGTGGTCGCCTGACGAGGATCGAAGACTGAGAGACTACATCCTCAAGCATGGTCTCAGCTGCTGGAGTGCAGTTCCTGGCAGCGCCG GCCTGCAACGAAATGGGAAGAGCTGCAGACTGAGGTGGATCAATTACCTGCGGCCAGGCTTGAAGCGTGGGAACTTTTCTCCAGAAGAGGAGGAAACAGTCATCAACCTTCAAGCCAAGTTGGGGAACAG GTGGTCACAAATAGCAATGCATCTCCCTGGAAGAACTGATAATGaagtcaagaactactggaattcATATCTCAAAAAGAGAGTTACCAAGGCTCAGAATTCAGATCCTCATGCCTCTGCAACCTCCTCCTCGGACTGCACCAACCAAGGTCCGGTCAAACATGAAGAAGAACCAAATAGCCAGATGATTTCACCTGCAACGCATGTGGACATTGGAGGTTTCTCTCCAAAGTTGACTGCTTTAAATCGCTTGCCTAGGGTTCTGTTTGGAGATTGTCTCCAGGCTAATGGTGGTGATAGCTTGCATGACCAGGGGGAGGTGATGACCAACCCATGGCACAACACCAATCCACATGGAGAGGCGTCTGGGCAAGCTACTGATGGCACCACAAATGGATATGCTGGTGCTTGCATGAATGGGGAGATGCAAGCACAACCCGAAGCTTTGCTCCAGAATCAAGAAAATGGATTCTTTGATATCTTATTCCCTGGCTTGGTCTATGATGGAATGGACTTCTGTGACAGGGAGTTTTAG
- the LOC135680403 gene encoding uncharacterized protein LOC135680403: MKPGLLQTPRRTPSPASHGGRPKETPPPSKHNPKVLPRALIPSLLPDLLCPSSDFSAVPEDVPLESHDLIESSPEASSTVEDPAERTPVPPSPLPVALEHGLQESIEIDVKKATEEEKVAAVDRLREAMLEVRKSTDVSAGSKKLLAALVEVAMGDTGGDPREENGRWDSAFWAKVRIGILGFLILLVALMDLLAISTVPIGGEGRDFSGLPPPT; encoded by the exons ATGAAACCCGGCCTTCTTCAAACCCCGAGACGAACTCCGAGCCCGGCGAGCCATGGGGGGCGACCCAAGGAAACCCCTCCTCCTTCGAAGCACAACCCGAAGGTTCTCCCGAGAGCCTTAATCCCTTCCTTGCTCCCCGATCTCCTATGCCCGAGCTCCGACTTCTCCGCCGTTCCGgaggatgtccctctcgaatcCCACGATCTGATCGAGTCGTCGCCAGAGGCGAGTAGCACCGTCGAAGATCCAGCGGAG AGGACCCCGGTCCCGCCATCTCCATTACCTGTAGCACTGGAGCACGGATTACAAGAATCCATCGAGATCGACGTGAAGAAGGCAACGGAGGAGGAGAAGGTAGCTGCGGTGGATCGGCTACGAGAGGCTATGCTCGAGGTGAGGAAGTCGACGGACGTGAGCGCTGGATCCAAGAAGCTTCTGGCTGCTCTGGTGGAGGTGGCGATGGGAGACACGGGCGGTGATCCGCGTGAGGAAAATGGACGTTGGGATTCGGCATTCTGGGCAAAGGTACGGATCGGGATCCTTGGTTTCCTGATTCTGCTGGTGGCGCTGATGGACCTCCTGGCGATCTCGACGGTCCCGATCGGTGGCGAAGGAAGGGATTTCTCCGGCCTGCCTCCTCCTACTTGA
- the LOC135680411 gene encoding transcription factor LAF1-like isoform X2 — protein sequence MCCHILLLYAQTINKSRYASKVPLSISTCSCPSSHQVREFLKHRVRAAGFARRGKGTGCRTCEKPKMNYKKGLWSPDEDRRLRDYILKHGLSCWSAVPGSAGLQRNGKSCRLRWINYLRPGLKRGNFSPEEEETVINLQAKLGNRWSQIAMHLPGRTDNEVKNYWNSYLKKRVTKAQNSDPHASATSSSDCTNQGPVKHEEEPNSQMISPATHVDIGGGGDDQPMAQHQSTWRGVWASY from the exons ATGTGCTGCCACATCCTTTTATTGTATGCGCAAACCATAAACAAATCGAGGTACGCGTCGAAAGTCCCTTTAAGTATCAGTACATGTTCTTGTCCATCATCTCACCAGGTCAGAGAGTTTTTGAAGCACCGCGTGAGGGCTGCAGGCTTTGCGAGGCGAGGCAAAGGCACGGGGTGTAGGACCTGCGAGAAGCCAAAGATGAACTATAAGAAAGGCCTGTGGTCGCCTGACGAGGATCGAAGACTGAGAGACTACATCCTCAAGCATGGTCTCAGCTGCTGGAGTGCAGTTCCTGGCAGCGCCG GCCTGCAACGAAATGGGAAGAGCTGCAGACTGAGGTGGATCAATTACCTGCGGCCAGGCTTGAAGCGTGGGAACTTTTCTCCAGAAGAGGAGGAAACAGTCATCAACCTTCAAGCCAAGTTGGGGAACAG GTGGTCACAAATAGCAATGCATCTCCCTGGAAGAACTGATAATGaagtcaagaactactggaattcATATCTCAAAAAGAGAGTTACCAAGGCTCAGAATTCAGATCCTCATGCCTCTGCAACCTCCTCCTCGGACTGCACCAACCAAGGTCCGGTCAAACATGAAGAAGAACCAAATAGCCAGATGATTTCACCTGCAACGCATGTGGACATTGGAG GGGGAGGTGATGACCAACCCATGGCACAACACCAATCCACATGGAGAGGCGTCTGGGCAAGCTACTGA
- the LOC135649122 gene encoding protein REPRESSOR OF VERNALIZATION 1-like: MGKRRVAQVSDDDEEEPRRREDADRDGDRKSKRKKKLRVDEEDEEEGQSSSQSKKGGVGGRSSRGGKGRVEEREDEEEEEEAAAVEVQEDAKPIGDVVRVSGKGRRKKTHYSSFEYDGNVFELEDPVLLTPEDNKTKPYVAIIKDITQDVDGNVWVTGQWFYRPEEAEKKGGGNWEARDTRQLFYSFHLDEVPAESVMHKCVVHFVPLSKKLPLRQQFPGFIVQNVYDTVEKKLWKLTDKDYEDTKQHEIDLLVQKTRERLGELQDIESEEVPPDNSDQSANRRCLRRKGVNPIDVSKSDDATKIEHQMKAETPGSCTSYDSEYKTILAKFKALTGDSYRDRWLDKLLQGIKVACVSKDSVSSDDKKMEASVNLDKNMNGNNETGTSTEPKENIPDAGESICWPDAAVQAITALERATHETLGSDFQKYNQKMRQLDFNLKNGAVLARRLLNKELDPVTVLSMSPNELKDGLTAQEKAPKEPEESKQLQMTDARCSRCTEKKVGVADIIQAGGHGDRYQLECIACGYTWYASRDAISSLTIDAPSVAGNVGAAPWATAKFDAVEKSLVSPRESEKPASDLFQKSTAAYMPVLETQRSFNRSKTEDASAPAGHRE, translated from the exons ATGGGGAAGCGCCGGGTCGCGCAGGTCTCAGACGACGACGAGGAAGAGCCACGGCGCCGAGAAGATGCGGACCGGGACGGCGACCGGAAgagcaagaggaagaagaagctccGAGTGGAcgaggaagacgaggaggagggcCAGAGCAGCAGCCAGTCAAAGAAGGGCGGCGTCGGCGGCCGTAGCAGCAGAGGGGGCAAAGGCCGCGTCGAAGAAAgggaggacgaggaagaggaggaggaggcggcggcggtggaggtccAGGAGGATGCGAAGCCGATTGGGGACGTGGTTAGGGTTTCCGGGAAGGGGCGTAGGAAGAAGACGCATTACTCCTCTTTTGAGTACGATGGCAACGTCTTCGAGCTC GAGGATCCTGTTTTGCTAACACCCGAAGATAACAAGACAAAGCCTTATGTCGCCATCATCAAG GACATTACACAAGATGTAGATGGTAATGTGTGGGTTACGGGGCAATGGTTTTACCGTCCTGAAGAAGCGGAGAAAAAGGGAGGTGGAAACTGGGAAGCACGGGATACCAGacaactcttttacagtttccacCTTGATGAAGTGCCGGCTGAATCAGTGATGCACAAGTGTGTTGTCCATTTTGTTCCCTTAAGCAAGAAGCTGCCACTTCGTCAACAGTTTCCAGGTTTTATTGTGCAAAATGTTTATGACACTGTTGAGAAAAAGCTTTGGAAGTTAACTGACAAAGATTACGAGGACACAAAACAACATGAGATAGATCTTCTTGTTCAGAAGACACGAGAACGTTTAGGAGAACTCCAAGATATTGAATCTGAAGAAGTGCCTCCTGATAATTCTGATCAGTCGGCAAATAGACGGTGTCTCAGAAGGAAGGGTGTGAACCCTATTGATGTCTCAAAATCTGATGATGCAACAAAAATTGAACATCAGATGAAAGCAGAGACACCAGGAAGTTGTACAAGTTATGATTCAGAGTACAAAACCATTTTAGCAAAATTCAAAGCATTGACCGGTGATTCATATCGTGATAGGTGGTTGGACAAACTTTTACAAGGAATCAAAGTAGCATGTGTCTCAAAAGATTCTGTGTCGTCTGATGATAAGAAAATGGAAGCTTCTgttaatttggataaaaacaTGAATGGTAACAATGAAACAGGAACTTCTACAGAACCCAAAGAAAACATCCCTGAT GCTGGAGAAAGCATTTGTTGGCCAGATGCAGCTGTCCAGGCTATAACTGCTCTTGAGAGAGCTACGCATGAGACCCTTGGTTCTGATTTCCAGAAATATAATCAGAAAATGAGACAGTTAGATTTCAATCTGAAG AATGGTGCTGTATTAGCTAGACGTTTGCTGAATAAAGAGTTGGACCCTGTGACGGTTTTATCCATGTCTCCCAATGAGCTAAAG GATGGTTTGACTGCACAAGAAAAAGCACCAAAAGAACCTGAAGAGTCAAAACAGTTGCAG ATGACTGATGCACGATGTTCAAGATGCACTGAGAAGAAAGTAGGTGTTGCAGACATTATTCAAGCTGGTGGTCACGGGGATCGATATCAG CTGGAGTGTATTGCCTGTGGGTATACGTGGTATGCATCTCGAGATGCCATCTCATCACTCACCATTGATGCTCCAAGTGTAGCTGGAAATGTGGGTGCTGCCCCTTGGGCCACTGCCAAATTCGATGCTGTCGAGAAGTCATTGGTGAGCCCCCGGGAATCTGAAAAGCCTGCCAGCGATCTATTTCAGAAGTCTACTGCAGCTTATATGCCTGTGCTCGAAACCCAGAGATCATTCAACAGATCAAAGACTGAAGATGCTTCTGCCCCTGCAGGTCACCGTGAGTAG